A single region of the Pseudomonas solani genome encodes:
- a CDS encoding hybrid sensor histidine kinase/response regulator: MIMHCQFVRTFLDLRRLGRGWDRLLLGVIGVVVVAALGASLHHYIFWLQVLSLTSLVALAVGIITSYLAWRGGNASAGLTLISFGAFGASVVIRQAGLYLGLDPTGPLLASAWPLAVLVMAPLILIAITTRTQQLSAALSVEREANRAKTTFLAHMSHELRTPLNTIIGFAQLLQRGSRRLGPEEGARAIEGSGRHLLHLIDELLDAARAEIGQLEVAATPLAFRPWLAEMVEVARLQAEAAGNGFSLEEHGVVPEYVSIDSRRLRQVLDNLFSNANRHTRDGRIALRYRGEKLDGLVRLFFEVEDSGGGIAAGDLARIFEPFVRGANQPAEGSRAGVGLGLAIARQLVRCMGGELSVASIPGQGSAFRFHVVGELLTELPAEPAAVDVDGPRPLGDRVVMLVEDDPDLRLLLAEQLERHRLRVVIAVDGRDAARQWRDDIALVITDQFMDGGDGWSVLQMVAERSPATPVVLLSAAAPLAPEGFASHLSFAACLRKPISETELAALLVRFLGLQDLASPGTEPPASDVAARPDAARLANLANLVETGQVTLIEKWAHDLAAEQPLCIGFADAVLQAALTLDFPRLAELVGAGED; this comes from the coding sequence ATGATCATGCACTGCCAGTTCGTGCGCACCTTCCTCGATCTCCGGCGGCTGGGGCGCGGCTGGGACCGCTTGCTGCTGGGCGTCATCGGGGTGGTGGTCGTGGCGGCGCTGGGGGCCAGCCTGCACCACTACATCTTCTGGCTGCAGGTGCTGTCCCTCACCTCGCTGGTGGCGCTCGCGGTGGGGATCATCACCTCCTACCTGGCCTGGCGCGGCGGCAATGCGTCGGCGGGCCTGACGCTGATCTCGTTCGGGGCCTTCGGGGCCTCGGTGGTGATCCGGCAGGCGGGCCTGTACCTGGGGCTGGACCCTACCGGGCCGCTGCTGGCGAGCGCCTGGCCGCTGGCGGTGCTGGTGATGGCGCCGCTGATTCTCATCGCCATCACCACGCGCACCCAGCAGTTGTCCGCCGCCCTGTCGGTGGAGCGCGAAGCCAACCGTGCCAAGACCACCTTCCTGGCCCACATGAGCCATGAGTTGCGCACGCCGCTCAATACCATCATCGGTTTCGCCCAGTTGCTGCAGCGCGGCTCGCGTCGCCTCGGGCCGGAGGAGGGCGCGCGGGCCATCGAAGGCAGCGGGCGCCATTTGCTGCACCTGATCGACGAGCTGCTGGATGCGGCGCGGGCGGAGATCGGCCAGTTGGAGGTGGCGGCCACACCGCTGGCGTTCCGACCCTGGCTGGCGGAGATGGTGGAGGTCGCCAGGTTGCAGGCGGAAGCGGCGGGCAACGGTTTCTCCCTGGAGGAGCACGGGGTGGTGCCCGAGTACGTTTCCATCGACAGCCGGCGCCTGCGCCAGGTGCTCGACAACCTGTTCAGCAACGCGAACCGGCACACCCGGGACGGGCGCATCGCCCTGCGTTACCGGGGGGAGAAGCTGGACGGGCTGGTTCGGCTGTTCTTCGAGGTGGAGGACAGCGGCGGCGGTATCGCGGCGGGCGACCTGGCGAGGATCTTCGAGCCTTTCGTGCGGGGGGCGAACCAGCCTGCTGAGGGTTCGCGGGCGGGGGTCGGCCTGGGGCTGGCCATCGCCCGGCAACTGGTGCGCTGCATGGGCGGCGAGCTGAGCGTGGCCAGCATTCCTGGCCAGGGCAGTGCGTTCCGCTTCCATGTGGTGGGCGAGTTGCTGACGGAGTTGCCGGCGGAGCCCGCTGCCGTGGACGTCGACGGTCCCCGGCCTCTGGGCGACCGGGTGGTGATGCTGGTGGAGGACGACCCGGACCTGCGCCTGCTGCTGGCCGAGCAGCTGGAGCGGCACCGGTTGCGGGTGGTCATCGCCGTCGATGGCCGCGATGCAGCCCGCCAGTGGCGCGACGACATCGCCCTGGTGATCACCGATCAGTTCATGGACGGCGGTGACGGCTGGTCGGTCCTGCAGATGGTGGCCGAGCGTTCCCCGGCCACGCCGGTGGTGCTGCTTTCCGCAGCGGCGCCGCTGGCGCCGGAGGGCTTCGCGTCGCACCTGAGCTTCGCGGCCTGCCTGAGAAAGCCGATCAGCGAAACCGAGCTGGCGGCGCTGTTGGTCAGGTTCCTGGGGTTGCAGGACCTGGCCTCGCCGGGCACCGAGCCGCCGGCATCCGATGTGGCGGCACGCCCGGATGCGGCGCGTTTGGCGAACCTGGCGAACCTGGTGGAAACCGGGCAGGTGACGCTTATCGAGAAGTGGGCCCATGACCTGGCGGCCGAGCAGCCGCTGTGCATCGGTTTTGCCGATGCCGTTCTCCAGGCCGCATTGACCCTGGATTTCCCTCGGCTGGCCGAGCTGGTGGGGGCGGGCGAGGACTGA
- a CDS encoding CopG family ribbon-helix-helix protein, with amino-acid sequence MASPVLSFRVEDDLITRLDELSEATDRDRQYHVKRALMRYLDEESWHLAAIKEGIQQADAGNLTDLETIKAKWVNRGKNRSD; translated from the coding sequence ATGGCATCGCCTGTTCTGTCGTTTCGGGTCGAAGATGACCTGATCACTCGATTGGATGAGCTTTCTGAGGCTACAGATCGTGATCGCCAGTACCACGTGAAACGCGCACTAATGCGGTATCTGGATGAAGAGTCATGGCATCTGGCAGCGATCAAGGAAGGCATCCAGCAAGCAGACGCGGGCAACCTTACTGATCTCGAAACCATCAAGGCCAAGTGGGTGAACCGTGGCAAAAATCGTTCTGACTGA
- a CDS encoding response regulator transcription factor, with protein MRISSNPKILLIDDSVADLRVLTEFLSARGLDIVVAFDGKDGYRKAQLLRPDLILLDVHMPGSDGFATCRLLKANPDTSAIPVIFLTAANQPQERLTGLTLGAVDYIAKPLIDEAEVVARVQIHLELARRLRAAAPAAPSAEVDTRPEAVLVKVATEHLRRDLRQPPSPEVLARLCGTNETRLNEAFHKIVGMPIYAWLREERLTQAQGLLGRTETPIADIGDHLGYTNAASFSKAVRERFGCSPRELRSRLRDESDQRAPLQQGAADDAC; from the coding sequence ATGCGCATTTCCAGCAACCCGAAGATCCTGCTCATCGACGACTCGGTGGCCGACCTGCGCGTGCTGACGGAGTTTCTGTCGGCCCGGGGCCTGGACATCGTGGTGGCGTTCGACGGCAAGGACGGCTATCGCAAGGCCCAGTTGCTGCGCCCCGACCTGATCCTGCTGGACGTGCACATGCCCGGCAGCGACGGCTTCGCCACCTGCCGGTTGCTCAAGGCCAACCCGGATACCAGCGCCATCCCGGTGATTTTCCTCACGGCGGCCAACCAGCCGCAGGAGCGCCTGACGGGCCTGACGCTGGGGGCCGTGGACTACATCGCCAAGCCGCTGATCGACGAGGCGGAGGTGGTGGCGCGGGTGCAGATCCACCTGGAGCTGGCCCGCCGCCTGCGCGCGGCGGCGCCGGCCGCCCCGTCGGCGGAGGTGGATACCCGGCCGGAAGCGGTGCTGGTGAAGGTCGCTACCGAGCACCTGCGCCGGGACCTGCGCCAGCCGCCCTCGCCGGAGGTGCTGGCGCGTCTGTGCGGCACCAACGAGACCCGCCTCAACGAGGCCTTCCACAAGATCGTCGGCATGCCCATCTATGCCTGGCTGCGCGAAGAGCGCCTGACCCAGGCCCAGGGCTTGCTGGGCCGCACCGAGACGCCCATCGCCGATATCGGCGACCACCTGGGCTATACCAATGCCGCCAGTTTCTCCAAGGCCGTGCGGGAGCGCTTCGGTTGCTCGCCGCGCGAGTTGCGCAGCCGCCTGCGGGATGAGTCCGACCAGCGTGCACCGCTGCAGCAAGGCGCCGCTGACGATGCCTGTTGA
- a CDS encoding ShlB/FhaC/HecB family hemolysin secretion/activation protein: MKHTACSGAVAFALSLAQATLAAQAPDAGQILENIKAPLTLPPATDGVLPEAAPARPALSLPSDVKLQIKAFRITGAREFSEAHLLALLADSTDRELSLAQLQGLAERITAHYREQGYLLARAYLPAQDIKDGLLTIAVLEGRLGKVQLDNRSLLNDATAQRQLDDLHPGDAVQAASLERSLLLLNELPGAEVHSTLKPGASVGLTDLDVSLGAGPRVAGSLEADNFDNRYTGSERLGGNLAINSPTGLGDTLSLRGLTSGAGMNYGRLAYQLPVGPQATQVGVAWSEMRYELGEDFESLDAHGKASIGSVYALQPLLRSRQARLDGQLSYEHKRLEDQVDATDTTLDKTLDVWSLGLSGSHQDSLLGGGAMQYSASLVAGNLELDAASDALDDAGLDTRGHYAKLAFQLTRLQRLTDRFSLQLRASGQRAAKNLDSSEKLSLGGAYAVRAYPQGEAAADDAWLANLELRYAPAPTWQLFGFYDASGGRISHRPVAGTRDNRRTLSGAGVGVSLALPAAINLQAFAAWRTGSQPTSDDDRSPRLWLQTTKYF, from the coding sequence ATGAAACACACGGCGTGCAGCGGAGCAGTCGCATTCGCCCTGTCACTTGCGCAGGCGACCCTGGCCGCCCAGGCTCCCGATGCCGGGCAGATCCTGGAAAACATCAAGGCCCCGCTCACCCTGCCGCCGGCCACCGACGGCGTGCTGCCCGAGGCGGCGCCGGCCCGCCCGGCCCTGTCGCTGCCCAGCGACGTCAAGCTCCAGATCAAGGCGTTCCGGATCACCGGCGCCCGCGAGTTCAGCGAGGCGCACCTGCTGGCGCTGCTCGCCGACAGCACCGACCGCGAACTGAGCCTGGCCCAACTGCAGGGCCTGGCCGAGCGCATCACCGCCCACTACCGCGAACAGGGCTACCTGCTGGCCCGCGCCTACCTGCCCGCCCAGGACATTAAGGACGGGCTGCTCACCATCGCCGTTCTCGAAGGCCGCCTGGGCAAGGTCCAGCTCGACAACCGCTCCCTGCTCAACGACGCCACCGCACAGCGCCAGCTCGACGACCTGCACCCGGGCGACGCGGTGCAGGCCGCCTCCCTGGAACGGTCCCTGCTGCTGCTCAACGAGCTGCCCGGTGCCGAGGTGCACTCCACCCTCAAGCCGGGCGCCTCCGTCGGCCTCACCGACCTGGACGTCTCCCTCGGGGCCGGCCCCCGGGTGGCCGGCAGCCTGGAGGCGGACAACTTCGACAACCGCTACACCGGCAGCGAACGGCTCGGCGGCAACCTCGCCATCAACAGCCCCACCGGCCTCGGCGACACCCTCAGCCTGCGCGGCCTGACCTCCGGCGCCGGGATGAACTACGGCCGCCTCGCCTACCAGTTGCCCGTAGGCCCCCAGGCCACCCAGGTCGGCGTGGCGTGGTCGGAGATGCGCTACGAACTGGGCGAAGACTTCGAATCGCTGGACGCCCACGGCAAGGCCAGCATCGGCTCGGTCTACGCCCTGCAGCCCCTGCTGCGCAGCCGCCAGGCCCGGCTCGACGGCCAACTGAGCTACGAACACAAACGGCTCGAGGATCAGGTCGACGCCACCGACACCACCCTCGACAAGACCCTGGACGTCTGGAGCCTGGGCCTGAGCGGCAGCCACCAGGACAGCCTGCTCGGCGGCGGCGCCATGCAGTACAGCGCAAGCCTCGTGGCCGGCAACCTCGAACTGGACGCCGCCAGCGACGCCCTCGACGACGCCGGGCTGGACACCCGGGGCCACTACGCCAAGCTCGCCTTCCAGCTCACCCGCCTGCAACGGCTCACCGACCGCTTCAGCCTCCAGCTGCGCGCCTCGGGCCAGCGCGCCGCCAAGAACCTCGACTCCTCGGAAAAGCTCAGCCTGGGCGGCGCCTATGCCGTGCGCGCCTACCCCCAGGGCGAGGCCGCCGCCGACGACGCCTGGCTGGCCAACCTGGAACTGCGCTACGCCCCCGCCCCCACCTGGCAGCTCTTCGGCTTCTACGACGCCAGCGGCGGGCGCATCAGCCATCGCCCCGTGGCCGGCACCCGCGATAACCGCCGCACGCTCTCCGGGGCCGGCGTCGGCGTCAGCCTGGCACTGCCCGCCGCCATCAACCTGCAGGCCTTCGCCGCCTGGCGCACGGGCAGCCAACCGACCTCCGATGACGACCGCAGCCCGCGTCTCTGGCTGCAGACCACCAAGTACTTCTGA
- a CDS encoding 7TM-DISM domain-containing protein produces the protein MPVEARLRCAWQALCLCGLLLMAGGAWAGGLDVHEEAASQLLERFELRIDDDGRLDIATVAAAPERFVEVAAQALPQGFDPRPRWLRFSLRNPGPAPIERWLEVGHTRLESVQLFTQAGDGQWQVQASGLAVPMALRPLPGPTALFPIALQPGETRVLYLRVQSRSAQYLGMRVWEPMAYRDRQSRFENLRSMGQGGIILAGLLSLLIFIQLRNMPYLYFGLEMLLISAFEAIIGGLAQQYAWPGIWPFPIVLVPLLGRRS, from the coding sequence ATGCCTGTTGAAGCCCGCCTGAGGTGCGCCTGGCAGGCGCTCTGCCTGTGCGGCCTGCTGCTGATGGCCGGTGGCGCCTGGGCCGGGGGGCTGGACGTGCACGAGGAGGCGGCTTCCCAGTTGCTGGAGCGCTTCGAGCTGCGCATCGACGATGACGGCCGCCTGGATATCGCCACGGTTGCCGCCGCGCCCGAACGCTTCGTCGAGGTCGCCGCCCAGGCGCTGCCCCAGGGCTTCGATCCCCGGCCACGCTGGTTGCGCTTCAGCCTGCGCAACCCGGGCCCGGCCCCCATCGAGCGCTGGCTGGAGGTCGGCCATACCCGGCTGGAGTCGGTGCAGCTCTTCACCCAGGCCGGCGATGGGCAGTGGCAGGTGCAGGCCAGCGGCCTGGCGGTGCCCATGGCGTTGCGCCCGCTGCCGGGGCCGACGGCGCTGTTCCCCATTGCCTTGCAGCCGGGGGAGACCCGCGTGCTCTATCTGCGCGTGCAGTCGCGCTCCGCCCAGTACCTGGGGATGCGCGTGTGGGAGCCGATGGCTTATCGCGACCGGCAGTCGCGCTTCGAGAACCTGCGTTCGATGGGCCAGGGCGGCATCATTCTGGCGGGGTTGCTGTCCCTGCTGATCTTCATCCAGCTGCGGAACATGCCCTATCTCTACTTCGGGCTGGAGATGCTGTTGATCAGCGCGTTCGAGGCGATCATCGGCGGGCTGGCGCAGCAATACGCCTGGCCGGGCATCTGGCCGTTCCCGATCGTGCTGGTGCCGCTGCTGGGGCGGCGATCATGA
- a CDS encoding type II toxin-antitoxin system RelE/ParE family toxin, producing MAKIVLTELADSDLTKIYEFYEPRIGAASAEEIVASVISALEQLLLFPGSGRPSRAPDMRDLIFRFIPFYAAYRVVGDEVQVVRILHQHAESSQHW from the coding sequence GTGGCAAAAATCGTTCTGACTGAGCTAGCTGACAGCGACCTTACGAAGATCTACGAATTCTATGAGCCCCGGATAGGCGCAGCCTCAGCAGAGGAGATAGTGGCCAGTGTCATATCGGCACTTGAGCAACTGCTCCTGTTCCCTGGCTCCGGCCGCCCCTCACGGGCTCCTGATATGCGAGACCTGATTTTCCGCTTCATCCCTTTCTACGCCGCGTATCGCGTTGTGGGTGACGAGGTCCAGGTAGTGAGGATCCTGCACCAGCATGCTGAAAGCTCGCAGCACTGGTAA